From a single Planctellipticum variicoloris genomic region:
- a CDS encoding type II secretion system protein — protein MRSARNARRGFTLVEMLVAVTLVLLMMSMFAQIFQIAGGAITKQRGIAENDQRTRTFQNILKADLDKRTFRLVMPWAAGEDANQAEASATDREGYLYISENDPLSDIDDLLQFTTNVRIVTKNRNSDPYVGKATQIANLYNYPNQPEADDARPDANGAGQSSAAEISYFLRGGNLYRRVLLIREPLKLANSTDQPTYGTRDAFDWNDTSGPPNTYPRTGGATGSGSTFWNDFDYSAYFTNGYAHFHGLSDLTNSSSQAFSLGKPQFRFGHHPLTAHSREWSSNNYFLGRYTHEETSVSTFNYPQALVGLATDPMSPAAVVNIDETPDVLPYRVVSGFANGPRRGEDLILANVHMFDVKVWDGSANFGVGRFVDIGYHRGPNLPTNPDYNGDYTFQKNVNSDYGSDLNTGADADHDGNNFENRVFDTWHPDIKNVDFNNDGSYSAAAEIPPYRRVLHTPVLPGATYADYENWVAAPDTVTPSRYSVGSLVFPQVGYGALESQRLYYVCVASDPTITGSATDLNHGTSAPTWPRTAGGRVLDGDLVWEAVDNWKPLRALQITVRFFDVTSNQMRQNTFVHSLVD, from the coding sequence ATGCGTTCGGCCAGGAATGCCCGTCGCGGCTTCACGCTCGTCGAGATGCTCGTGGCGGTGACGCTCGTGCTGTTGATGATGTCGATGTTCGCCCAGATCTTTCAGATTGCGGGGGGAGCGATCACGAAGCAGCGGGGGATCGCGGAGAACGACCAGCGGACCCGCACGTTTCAGAACATTCTGAAGGCGGATCTCGACAAGCGGACGTTCCGCCTGGTGATGCCGTGGGCAGCCGGCGAAGATGCCAATCAGGCCGAGGCGTCCGCCACGGATCGCGAGGGGTATCTGTATATTTCCGAGAACGATCCGCTGTCGGATATCGACGATCTGCTGCAGTTCACGACAAACGTGCGGATCGTGACGAAGAACCGGAATTCCGATCCGTATGTCGGCAAGGCGACGCAGATCGCCAATCTGTACAACTACCCGAATCAGCCGGAGGCGGATGATGCGCGTCCCGACGCGAACGGGGCCGGGCAGTCGTCGGCGGCGGAGATTTCGTACTTCCTGCGCGGTGGCAACCTGTATCGCCGGGTGCTGCTGATCCGCGAGCCGCTGAAGCTGGCGAATTCGACGGACCAGCCGACGTATGGGACGCGGGATGCCTTTGACTGGAACGATACGTCGGGGCCGCCGAATACGTATCCACGGACGGGAGGAGCGACCGGTTCCGGCTCCACGTTCTGGAACGACTTTGACTACTCAGCATATTTCACAAATGGGTATGCGCACTTCCACGGCCTTTCGGACCTTACGAATTCCTCCAGCCAAGCGTTTTCGCTGGGTAAGCCCCAATTCCGGTTCGGGCATCATCCGTTGACAGCGCACTCGCGGGAGTGGTCGAGCAACAATTACTTCCTGGGTCGGTATACACACGAAGAGACGTCGGTTTCGACGTTCAACTATCCGCAGGCGCTGGTGGGACTGGCGACCGATCCGATGAGCCCGGCGGCGGTTGTGAATATCGACGAGACGCCGGACGTCTTGCCGTATCGCGTGGTCAGCGGGTTCGCCAACGGGCCGCGGCGGGGGGAGGACCTGATCTTGGCGAACGTGCATATGTTCGACGTGAAGGTCTGGGACGGGAGCGCCAATTTTGGGGTCGGTCGGTTTGTGGACATCGGATACCACCGCGGCCCAAATCTCCCGACGAATCCCGACTATAATGGCGACTATACGTTTCAGAAGAATGTGAACTCGGACTACGGTTCGGACCTGAATACGGGGGCTGACGCCGATCACGACGGCAACAACTTCGAGAACCGGGTCTTCGATACTTGGCACCCTGACATAAAGAACGTGGATTTTAATAACGATGGCTCGTACTCGGCCGCGGCGGAGATTCCTCCGTACCGGCGCGTGCTGCATACGCCGGTCCTGCCGGGGGCGACGTATGCCGATTACGAGAACTGGGTGGCGGCGCCCGATACGGTCACCCCTTCGCGGTACTCCGTCGGATCGCTGGTGTTTCCGCAGGTCGGGTATGGGGCGCTGGAATCCCAGCGGCTGTACTACGTCTGCGTCGCATCAGATCCTACGATTACGGGGTCAGCGACCGACCTGAATCACGGTACGTCCGCTCCGACGTGGCCGCGGACGGCGGGCGGGCGGGTGCTCGACGGCGATCTGGTGTGGGAAGCGGTCGACAACTGGAAACCTCTGCGGGCTCTGCAGATTACCGTGCGATTTTTTGATGTCACCAGCAACCAGATGCGACAGAACACGTTTGTCCATTCGCTGGTGGATTAA
- a CDS encoding type II secretion system protein gives MKRSSTRAARSSKRPGFTLLELLVVIGLILFMMTVLVMTIGNAIGSAKENATRATLLKIDGLLQQRIDAFYTNLEQAAKRGEIAADAEGRTRIGKSFASYLSNNALIDLPSNLRPMLVRKYRFRLAFPQTGDSSGTLEADSPGLVLPGKAFAGNLPDKYESSEYLYYMLVQSDFFGVPPVDDGEFSSTEVGDLDNDGRPEFLDAWGNPLRFYRWSTRIIRPRGLSFAPDQTVTQLLVGGVPASPTASGDTSPLTLDPDDQLSAFGRMQLSRNNDPAQIAADFERAFHTLQSYHCPLVISAGRDGKLGLLEPYDRSGTYGYLGQPEANVPGTPAYVLMLDRVSDNITTRNVKTR, from the coding sequence ATGAAACGATCATCGACGCGCGCAGCGCGATCCTCGAAGCGTCCAGGCTTTACGCTGCTGGAGCTGCTGGTTGTGATCGGCCTGATTCTGTTCATGATGACCGTGCTGGTGATGACGATCGGCAACGCCATCGGCTCAGCCAAAGAGAACGCGACACGGGCGACGCTGTTGAAGATCGACGGCCTGCTCCAGCAGCGCATTGATGCGTTCTATACCAATCTCGAACAGGCCGCCAAGCGGGGCGAGATTGCCGCCGACGCGGAGGGCCGAACTCGGATCGGCAAGAGCTTCGCTTCGTACCTGTCGAACAATGCGCTGATCGATCTTCCGTCCAACCTGCGGCCGATGCTGGTTCGCAAGTACCGGTTCAGGCTCGCCTTCCCGCAGACCGGCGATTCGTCGGGAACGCTGGAGGCGGACTCTCCGGGACTGGTCCTGCCCGGGAAAGCATTCGCCGGGAATCTGCCCGACAAGTACGAGAGCTCGGAGTACCTTTACTACATGCTCGTCCAATCGGATTTCTTCGGTGTTCCGCCGGTTGATGACGGAGAGTTCAGTTCCACCGAAGTTGGCGACCTGGATAACGATGGTCGCCCGGAGTTCCTGGATGCCTGGGGAAATCCCCTGCGGTTCTACCGCTGGTCAACGCGAATCATTCGCCCGCGGGGACTGTCCTTCGCTCCCGATCAGACGGTAACGCAACTCCTGGTCGGCGGCGTGCCGGCATCACCGACCGCTTCGGGCGATACTTCGCCCCTGACGCTGGATCCCGACGATCAGCTCTCGGCCTTCGGACGAATGCAGTTGTCGCGGAACAACGACCCCGCGCAGATTGCCGCCGACTTCGAACGGGCGTTTCATACCCTGCAGTCCTACCACTGTCCGCTCGTCATTTCCGCCGGTCGGGATGGAAAGCTGGGTCTGCTGGAACCGTACGACCGCAGCGGGACGTACGGCTATCTGGGCCAGCCCGAGGCGAACGTGCCTGGCACCCCGGCGTATGTCCTGATGCTGGATCGCGTCAGCGACAACATCACCACTCGTAACGTCAAGACGCGGTGA
- a CDS encoding type IV pilus modification PilV family protein — protein MNPLRQTLSRTAGRPGVTLSEVLVSLLVMSIGVISLATLFPIATLRMIQATQLTQSTQLRYNAEALTHAQPALLNGAPAWQASTIYNVGDVVIPSVKSTQYYVCSSSSSSNASGLREPQWRTNIGATTTDNDVEWTTRQCRVYMIDPLGWEERSEEMSGLGLAPQPFGVDYRNTFGRVAPNSIWPPAWRPALVAESPYRMVRFRGTAPHNFSRPVVESTPALQAARRRLARLAGMSLDSFQLQAESTDLDTAAFTTDGQGRLTGIAMRDLPAGLSETILPADLASGAVEGRVTLFDTTGRFSEVRQIQAFDDSNPNQQRIVFGDPATGQAAPLDWNKPPFYVTALGTPVIGRVVIETREQRFSWMLACRISGGTTYASVVCFFKRGFGASDELIHPAHFANRLPGGDGIWGNFDDILNNNRVVVQTNPAAIDPPFLKRGGYVCDAQNNRWYRITSYEEVTDALQAQQNMDGNFPNAQLAAAPGAILTLETPILENSGYYVKGANPVGPGGVMLMPGVIDVYPLDPSLPWEEN, from the coding sequence ATGAATCCACTCCGCCAGACTTTATCGAGAACTGCAGGCCGTCCCGGCGTGACGCTCAGCGAAGTGCTGGTGTCGCTGCTGGTGATGAGCATCGGCGTCATTTCGCTGGCGACGCTGTTTCCGATCGCCACCCTGCGAATGATCCAGGCGACGCAGCTCACACAATCGACGCAACTGCGCTACAACGCGGAAGCACTGACGCATGCGCAGCCGGCTCTGCTCAACGGCGCTCCGGCGTGGCAGGCAAGCACCATCTATAACGTCGGCGATGTCGTCATCCCGTCGGTGAAATCCACGCAATACTACGTCTGCTCATCGTCTTCCAGTTCGAATGCCTCCGGTCTGCGCGAACCGCAGTGGCGCACCAACATCGGTGCGACGACGACCGATAACGATGTCGAATGGACGACTCGGCAATGCCGGGTCTATATGATCGATCCGCTGGGCTGGGAAGAGCGCAGCGAAGAGATGAGCGGTCTGGGGCTGGCTCCGCAGCCCTTCGGCGTCGACTATCGCAATACGTTCGGCCGGGTGGCGCCGAACTCGATCTGGCCTCCCGCCTGGCGGCCGGCGCTGGTGGCGGAATCGCCTTACCGCATGGTCCGATTCCGGGGAACGGCCCCGCATAACTTCAGCCGTCCCGTGGTCGAATCGACGCCGGCCCTGCAGGCCGCTCGTCGTCGGCTGGCCCGGTTGGCCGGGATGTCGCTCGACAGTTTTCAGCTTCAGGCGGAATCGACCGACCTCGACACGGCGGCGTTCACCACCGACGGACAAGGGCGCCTGACGGGAATCGCCATGCGCGATCTGCCGGCGGGGCTCAGCGAGACGATTCTGCCGGCCGATCTGGCCTCCGGCGCTGTCGAAGGGCGCGTCACGCTGTTTGATACGACGGGCCGGTTCAGCGAAGTCCGCCAGATTCAGGCGTTTGACGACAGCAACCCGAACCAGCAGCGGATCGTGTTTGGCGATCCGGCCACGGGGCAAGCTGCGCCGCTGGACTGGAATAAGCCGCCGTTTTACGTCACGGCCCTGGGGACGCCGGTCATCGGCCGGGTGGTGATCGAGACGCGCGAGCAGCGATTCAGTTGGATGCTGGCCTGCCGAATTTCGGGAGGTACCACGTACGCCAGCGTGGTCTGCTTCTTCAAGCGGGGCTTCGGCGCGAGCGACGAGTTGATCCACCCGGCGCACTTTGCGAATCGGCTGCCGGGAGGGGACGGAATCTGGGGCAATTTCGACGACATCCTCAACAATAACCGCGTGGTCGTGCAGACCAATCCCGCCGCGATCGACCCGCCCTTTCTGAAACGCGGCGGCTATGTCTGCGACGCCCAGAACAATCGCTGGTATCGCATTACCAGTTACGAAGAAGTCACGGACGCGCTGCAGGCTCAGCAGAACATGGACGGGAACTTTCCCAACGCCCAGCTTGCGGCAGCGCCCGGTGCGATTCTGACGCTGGAGACTCCGATCCTGGAAAACTCCGGTTACTACGTCAAGGGTGCAAACCCGGTCGGTCCCGGGGGCGTGATGCTGATGCCGGGGGTGATCGACGTGTATCCGCTCGATCCTTCGCTGCCGTGGGAGGAGAATTAA
- a CDS encoding prepilin-type N-terminal cleavage/methylation domain-containing protein yields MQAITVENRGRGQGLRAGFTLIELLVVILIIAILLGLLLPALQGVKTRAQIVRVRTEISAIESAIASFGQEFGGIEVPGEITLWSHPNEWNAPAGQRDRAIIRKMFPQFNFNTCGGAAWIDSSDPANPVGPDLHLNGAECLVFFLGGVPDVKSQAATVPTDVTLNGFSKNPTTPFDNTASNRIGPFFTFDSSRFVNNDGDRVVEYVDPLPSQKSPYLYFSSNGGQGYRTLLGSGTNWCNTDNWDDPTVADTATDWLNDRRWMKFCYYSAFNTTGATAAEQKKLSTPFAKTKYQIISPGYGGVKASTPREAYGVGKQFNPSSTSATVSEFDDDNITNFHNGGTLSGR; encoded by the coding sequence ATGCAGGCAATCACCGTAGAGAACCGCGGGCGGGGTCAGGGGCTCCGGGCCGGCTTCACGCTCATCGAACTGCTGGTGGTGATTCTGATCATCGCCATCCTGCTGGGACTGCTGCTGCCCGCTCTGCAGGGGGTGAAAACCCGGGCTCAGATTGTCCGGGTGCGGACTGAAATCTCTGCGATCGAGTCTGCGATCGCCTCGTTCGGACAGGAGTTCGGCGGCATCGAAGTGCCGGGCGAGATCACCCTGTGGTCGCACCCGAACGAATGGAACGCCCCGGCGGGGCAGCGTGACCGCGCGATCATTCGCAAGATGTTTCCGCAGTTCAATTTCAATACCTGCGGCGGAGCGGCGTGGATTGATTCATCAGACCCAGCAAACCCGGTCGGGCCGGATCTGCACTTGAACGGCGCCGAGTGCCTGGTGTTCTTTCTCGGGGGGGTGCCGGACGTCAAATCACAAGCCGCCACCGTCCCGACCGATGTCACTCTGAACGGTTTTTCGAAGAACCCCACGACGCCGTTCGACAATACCGCCAGCAACCGGATCGGACCGTTCTTCACCTTCGATTCGTCGCGGTTCGTGAACAACGACGGCGATCGGGTCGTCGAGTACGTCGATCCGCTCCCCTCTCAGAAGAGTCCCTATCTCTACTTCAGTTCGAACGGCGGGCAGGGGTATCGGACGCTGCTGGGTTCCGGCACAAACTGGTGCAATACCGACAACTGGGATGATCCCACTGTGGCCGACACCGCCACGGACTGGTTGAACGATCGACGCTGGATGAAGTTCTGCTACTACAGCGCTTTCAATACGACCGGCGCCACGGCCGCCGAGCAGAAGAAGCTGAGCACGCCGTTCGCCAAGACCAAATACCAGATCATTTCGCCCGGTTACGGCGGCGTGAAGGCTTCGACGCCCCGCGAGGCGTATGGCGTTGGAAAGCAGTTCAACCCGTCATCCACCTCGGCGACGGTTTCGGAGTTCGACGACGACAACATCACCAACTTCCACAACGGCGGCACGCTGAGCGGTCGCTAG